In one Thermoanaerobaculia bacterium genomic region, the following are encoded:
- a CDS encoding family 1 glycosylhydrolase, whose product MKSVFLFATGIENSSPTIEHGKKRVDEMEKCGFYRNWKTDFDLVQSLGISFLRYGTALYRTFLGADRFDWEFADATLADLRERDVTPIADLCHFGVPDWIGDFQNPDFPKLFAGYAAAFARRYPWIQLYTPVNEMYICALFSARYGWWNEQKSDDRSFVTALKHIVKANVMAMDAILKIRPDAIFIQSESSEYFHADSPGSIRPAEILNAERFLSLDLNYGRRVNSEMYEFLADHGLTRDEYHFFLGNSLKHHCIMGNDYYITNEHLVGRDGTTRPAGEVFGYSEITRQYYARYKLPVMHTETNLHQGPSGEESVSWLWKEWANVLRVRNDGVPIVGFTWYSLTDQVDWDVALREDRGTVNPLGLYDLDRNIRPVGRAYKRLISEWGSVLPTQSVCLQVPLIPPRQHEEGRMAFIPPPRRTEEKGSRSTDAPANAQ is encoded by the coding sequence GTGAAGTCCGTCTTTCTGTTCGCCACCGGAATCGAGAACAGCTCGCCCACGATCGAACACGGGAAGAAGCGGGTCGACGAGATGGAGAAGTGCGGCTTCTACCGGAACTGGAAGACCGACTTCGATCTCGTGCAGTCCCTCGGGATCTCCTTCCTGCGATACGGAACGGCGCTGTACCGCACGTTCCTCGGCGCCGACCGGTTCGACTGGGAATTCGCGGACGCGACGCTCGCGGACCTCCGGGAGCGGGACGTGACGCCGATCGCGGACCTCTGCCATTTCGGGGTGCCGGACTGGATCGGCGATTTCCAGAATCCCGATTTCCCGAAGCTCTTCGCCGGATACGCGGCGGCCTTCGCGCGCCGGTACCCCTGGATCCAGCTCTACACGCCGGTCAACGAGATGTACATCTGCGCGCTCTTCTCGGCGCGCTACGGCTGGTGGAACGAACAGAAGAGCGACGACCGCAGCTTCGTCACCGCGCTCAAGCACATCGTGAAGGCGAACGTGATGGCGATGGACGCGATCCTGAAGATCCGTCCGGACGCGATCTTCATCCAGAGCGAGTCCTCCGAATACTTCCACGCGGACAGCCCGGGATCGATCCGGCCGGCGGAGATCCTCAACGCCGAGCGGTTCCTGTCCCTGGACCTGAACTACGGGCGCCGCGTCAATTCCGAGATGTACGAGTTCCTCGCCGACCACGGATTGACACGGGACGAGTACCACTTCTTCCTCGGCAATTCGCTCAAGCACCACTGCATCATGGGCAACGACTACTACATCACCAACGAGCACCTCGTCGGGCGCGACGGCACGACGCGGCCGGCCGGCGAGGTCTTCGGCTACAGCGAGATCACGAGGCAGTACTACGCCCGGTACAAGCTCCCGGTGATGCACACCGAGACGAACCTGCACCAGGGACCGTCGGGCGAAGAGTCCGTGTCCTGGCTCTGGAAGGAGTGGGCCAACGTGCTCCGCGTCCGGAACGACGGCGTCCCGATCGTGGGGTTCACGTGGTATTCGCTGACCGACCAGGTCGACTGGGACGTCGCCCTCCGCGAGGATCGCGGGACGGTGAATCCGCTCGGTCTCTACGACCTCGACCGGAACATCCGCCCGGTGGGGCGCGCCTACAAGCGGCTGATCTCCGAATGGGGGAGCGTGCTGCCGACCCAGAGCGTCTGTCTCCAGGTTCCGCTGATCCCGCCTCGGCAGCACGAGGAGGGGCGAATGGCCTTCATCCCGCCGCCGAGGAGAACGGAGGAGAAAGGGAGCCGGAGCACCGACGCGCCCGCCAACGCGCAATGA
- the erpA gene encoding iron-sulfur cluster insertion protein ErpA, which translates to MSSEMSSPLTPMTPPQAADAPLLTLTEKAIEKVKYFASQMPESAGKPLRVFVQGGGCSGFQYGFTFDEKHENDAEFAQGDVHVVVDPQSAMYLKGASVDYLEDFRGAGFSVNNPNASGGCGCGKSFNA; encoded by the coding sequence ATGTCTTCTGAAATGTCCAGTCCCTTGACCCCCATGACGCCTCCGCAGGCGGCGGATGCTCCCCTGCTGACGCTGACGGAGAAGGCGATCGAGAAGGTCAAGTATTTCGCCTCGCAGATGCCCGAATCCGCGGGGAAGCCGCTCCGCGTGTTCGTCCAGGGCGGCGGCTGCTCCGGGTTCCAGTACGGCTTCACGTTCGACGAGAAGCACGAGAACGACGCCGAGTTCGCGCAGGGCGACGTCCACGTGGTCGTCGATCCGCAGAGCGCGATGTATCTCAAGGGAGCCAGCGTCGACTACCTCGAGGACTTCCGGGGCGCGGGTTTTTCGGTCAACAACCCGAATGCCTCGGGCGGCTGCGGCTGCGGCAAGTCCTTCAACGCGTAA
- a CDS encoding SDR family NAD(P)-dependent oxidoreductase: protein MAIVTGAASGIGLAVAKRFGREGARVVVADLDRGGAERAAAGVKEEGAPDAFGSACDVSAEHQVDRTVADALDRFGRWDVLVNNAGLMVFKPLDELTTDDWLKVWRVDLMGAFYFTKQAFARMARGGAIVNVSSVHARETTPGVAPYAAAKAALLSLTRSAALEGKPKGLRVNAILPGAVDTPMLWNNPNVKSGLEKIQRADVGKPEDLAAVIAFLASPGAEFVQGASILVDGGRLTHL from the coding sequence GTGGCGATCGTGACCGGGGCGGCGAGCGGAATCGGGCTCGCGGTCGCGAAACGGTTCGGCCGCGAGGGAGCGAGGGTCGTCGTCGCCGATCTCGACCGCGGCGGGGCGGAGAGGGCCGCGGCCGGAGTGAAAGAGGAGGGCGCGCCCGACGCGTTCGGCAGCGCCTGCGACGTGAGCGCGGAGCACCAGGTCGACCGCACGGTCGCCGACGCGCTCGATCGTTTCGGCCGGTGGGACGTCCTCGTCAACAACGCCGGGCTGATGGTCTTCAAGCCTCTCGACGAGCTCACGACCGACGACTGGCTGAAGGTCTGGCGGGTCGATCTCATGGGCGCCTTCTATTTCACGAAGCAGGCCTTCGCGCGAATGGCCAGGGGCGGTGCGATCGTGAACGTCTCGAGCGTTCATGCCCGCGAGACGACCCCCGGAGTGGCTCCGTACGCCGCGGCCAAGGCGGCCCTCCTCTCGCTCACGCGTTCCGCGGCGCTCGAGGGCAAGCCGAAGGGACTGCGCGTCAACGCGATCCTTCCCGGCGCGGTCGACACGCCCATGTTGTGGAACAACCCGAACGTGAAATCCGGACTCGAGAAGATCCAGAGGGCCGACGTCGGAAAGCCCGAGGATCTCGCCGCGGTGATCGCGTTCCTCGCGTCGCCGGGGGCCGAGTTCGTGCAGGGCGCGTCGATTCTCGTCGACGGGGGAAGGCTCACGCACCTGTAG